The DNA window CTGATTTATATATTGATTATAGGGTAGACATAACATGTTAGATAAAACTCGATTACGGATAGCTATGCAGAAATCAGGACGCTTGAGTGATGACTCCCAGGCATTACTGACGCGCTGTGGCATCAAAATCAATTTACAGCAACAACGCCTGATCGCATTCGCAGAAAATATGCCCATTGATATCCTGCGTGTCCGTGATGATGATATTCCTGGTCTTGTAATGGATGGTGTTGTCGATTTAGGTATTGTTGGTGAAAATGTACTCGAAGAAGAACTGCTTAGCCGTCTCGCACAGGGAGATAGCCCACAATATACCACACTGCGCCGCCTTGATTTTGGTAGTTGCCGCCTCTCTCTCGCCGCCCCTTTTGATTATGACTATACTGGCGCAGAATGTTTACAAAACTCTCGTATCGCAACCTCTTACCCACACCTATTAAAACGCTATCTGGATCAAAAAGGCGTTCAATTCAAACCCTGTCTTCTCAATGGCTCTGTCGAAGTCGCTCCCCGGGCAGGATTGGCCGATGCCATCTGTGATTTGATATCAACTGGTGCAACATTAGAAGCAAACGGTCTGCGGGAAGTTGAAGTTATCTATCGTTCAAAAGCCTGTCTGATCCAGCGTGATGGTGAAATGCCAGAAACAAAACAACAATTAATTAATAAGTTAATGATCCGCATTCAAGGTGTAATTCAGGCTCGTGAGTCCAAATACATCATGCTACATGCTCCAAGTGACAAGTTAGAAGAAATTATCTCATTACTGCCGGGCGCAGAACGCCCAACCATTTTGCCTCTGGCCGGAGCTCAAAATCGCGTCGCCATGCACATGGTCAGCAGTGAAACTCTATTCTGGGAAACGATGGAAAAACTCAAGACACTGGGTGCCAGTTCCATTCTTGTTTTGCCCATTGAAAAGATGATGGAGTAATCCTGATGAGTGCTAATCTTAATATAACTTTGAGTAATGCCTCTGATTTTAACACCATCATTCGCTGGCAAGAGTGTACACCGGAACAGCAACAAATACTGCTGACCCGCCCTGCTGTTGCCGCATCTGAAGATGTTGCCCGTACGGTAAAACAGATCCTGGAAACCGTCAAAGAGCGTGGAGATGAAGTATTACGGGAGCTTAGTCAACATTTGGATAATACCGCAGTTAATACCATCCAAATTTCTGTAGATGAAATTAGCGCCGCAACCAAACGCCTGGCACCAGAAATCAAGCAAGCTATGCAACAGGCCATGAACAATATCCGCCTGTTTCATGAAGCACAAAAACCAACAGTGGTTGAAGTAGAAACTATACCCGGTGTGTACTGCCGACAAATTACACGACCGATTGATTCAGTAGGGCTATACATCCCCGGAGGTTCCGCGCCATTACCTTCCACTGTGCTAATGCTCGGAACACCCGCCAGTATCGCAGGATGCCGTAAGGTAATTTTATGCTCTCCACCACCAATTGCTGATGAAATACTCTATGCTGCCCAATTATGCGGTATCAGCGAAATATTTCAGATTGGTGGTGCTCAAGCCATTGCAGCAATGGCATTTGGTACAGAATCCATCCCTAAAGTGGATAAAATTTTTGGCCCAGGTAGCGCATGGGTCACCGAAGCCAAACGACAAGTAAGCCAACGCTTTGATGGTGCAACCATTGATATGCCCGCCGGCCCCTCAGAAGTACTGGTAATTGCAGACAATAGCGCTAATCCCACATTTACAGCAGCAGACCTACTTTCACAAGCAGAACATGGCCCAGATTCCCAAGTCATATTGGTCACACCTGACGAAAATTATGCCAAACAGGTCATTCGTGAAATTGAGAAACAACTTATTACTCTGCCACGTCAACAAATCGCTATTCAGGCCTTACAATCCAGCCGTATCATTGTCACTGCTAATATTGACCAATGTGTGACAATCAGTAACCAATATGGCCCTGAGCATTTGATCATCCAAACGCGGCAACCAGAACAGCTTGTAGACAAAATCACCAGCGCTGGCTCCATTTTCCTTGGCGACTGGTCGCCTGAATCTGCGGGAGATTATGCTTCCGGTACAAATCACGTATTACCAACTTACGGTTATACCTCAACCTATTCAAGCCTCGGTTTGGCTGATTTCCTGAAAAGAATGACCATTCAGAAACTCACACCACAAGGTTTAAAAAAACTTGCACCAACTATAGAAACACTGGCACAGGCAGAACAACTCACTGCACACAAGAATGCGGTTACATTACGCATAGCGGCCCTGAACAGTACAGATAATACAGACAACACCGACACACAGCCCAAAGCTTAAGGAGCAATAATGAGCACTGTTTTTGATGTCAATTCACTGGCAAGAGAAAATATCCGTAAATTAGTTCCTTATATGTCAGCCCGTCGTCTGGGTGGTAACGGTGATATTTGGTTAAATGCCAACGAATATCATACCGCCCCCGATTTTCAATTCTCGGAAAAAACTCTCAACCGCTATCCTGAGTGCCAGCCTGTAACGGTTATTCAGCGCTATGCAGATTACACAGACCTGCAACCAGAACAAGTGCTTGTCAGCCGTGGAGCTGATGAATCCATAGAGCTGCTGATCCGCGTTTTCTGCGAACCGGGTAAAGATGCCGTTCTGTTTTGCCCTCCAACATATGGTATGTACGGTGTCAGTGCGGAAACCTTCGGGGTCGAGCAGAAAAAGATCCTCAGCAGTGCTGACTGGCAGCCAAATATTACAGCAATCCAAAATAATCTGGATCGCGTCAAATTGATCTATATCTGCAACCCGAATAATCCAACAGGTAATCTGATTGATCCCGCGGCATTACGCCAGATCCTCGAACTTGCCCGTAATCGTGCCATTGTTGCCATTGATGAAGCCTATATCGAATTCAGCCCGCAAAATACTACCATTCACTGGCTAAAAGAGTATCCACACTTGGT is part of the Xenorhabdus cabanillasii genome and encodes:
- the hisC gene encoding histidinol-phosphate transaminase; protein product: MSTVFDVNSLARENIRKLVPYMSARRLGGNGDIWLNANEYHTAPDFQFSEKTLNRYPECQPVTVIQRYADYTDLQPEQVLVSRGADESIELLIRVFCEPGKDAVLFCPPTYGMYGVSAETFGVEQKKILSSADWQPNITAIQNNLDRVKLIYICNPNNPTGNLIDPAALRQILELARNRAIVAIDEAYIEFSPQNTTIHWLKEYPHLVILRTLSKAFALAGLRCGFTLASADIIALMLKVIAPYPLATPVADIAAQALTATGIRAMQNRVEEIIANRAYLQAALDELILVEKVFPSETNYILVRFTNAELVFRALWDQGTILRDQQKQPGLENCLRITVGSRSECERLVNAIATLCKQTQQVQETENP
- the hisG gene encoding ATP phosphoribosyltransferase encodes the protein MLDKTRLRIAMQKSGRLSDDSQALLTRCGIKINLQQQRLIAFAENMPIDILRVRDDDIPGLVMDGVVDLGIVGENVLEEELLSRLAQGDSPQYTTLRRLDFGSCRLSLAAPFDYDYTGAECLQNSRIATSYPHLLKRYLDQKGVQFKPCLLNGSVEVAPRAGLADAICDLISTGATLEANGLREVEVIYRSKACLIQRDGEMPETKQQLINKLMIRIQGVIQARESKYIMLHAPSDKLEEIISLLPGAERPTILPLAGAQNRVAMHMVSSETLFWETMEKLKTLGASSILVLPIEKMME
- the hisD gene encoding histidinol dehydrogenase, whose translation is MSANLNITLSNASDFNTIIRWQECTPEQQQILLTRPAVAASEDVARTVKQILETVKERGDEVLRELSQHLDNTAVNTIQISVDEISAATKRLAPEIKQAMQQAMNNIRLFHEAQKPTVVEVETIPGVYCRQITRPIDSVGLYIPGGSAPLPSTVLMLGTPASIAGCRKVILCSPPPIADEILYAAQLCGISEIFQIGGAQAIAAMAFGTESIPKVDKIFGPGSAWVTEAKRQVSQRFDGATIDMPAGPSEVLVIADNSANPTFTAADLLSQAEHGPDSQVILVTPDENYAKQVIREIEKQLITLPRQQIAIQALQSSRIIVTANIDQCVTISNQYGPEHLIIQTRQPEQLVDKITSAGSIFLGDWSPESAGDYASGTNHVLPTYGYTSTYSSLGLADFLKRMTIQKLTPQGLKKLAPTIETLAQAEQLTAHKNAVTLRIAALNSTDNTDNTDTQPKA